The genome window aaaaaaaggataattattGTCTAGGTCACCAGCTACCAATGGTCATGAATGAACCTCCTTCATAGCCTGGGAGCTTTCACCTGTAAATTCATCTACACTCTTTGAACcaatgtttgttttcatttcttaggGTATCAAGTTACATAAATTGCTAACACTTGAGGCAGgggctctttttaaaatatttggtccaAGTTAAGGTTTCCTTGTGAGCAGATCAGTATCCAGTCTCCTCCTACTTTTGGATACTTGAATACCCTTGTCCAGGTCTttccagcctctgtctcctggctgCTCTCCTATCCCCAGACTCTACCAATTAAAATGCCCTCTGTCCTGTGCCATCTACTCTCTTTATGCCTCTTTCAGGAGCCTTGTTTCTTGGCATGCAGTAGAAACAGCTTCAAGCTTAATCTCGGCAGTGTAGTTTAGGCAAGAGGTAATGCTTTCTCTTGTTTGTGATGCTCTTCCTGACAGCCTCTGGGTCTTTGCCTACTTTTTCTGTGCCTGCAGGCAGTATATGAAGCTGGTGATGTCTTTACATTAATTCCTGGATCTCGGAAATGATAACTCCAAGTCCATTTTAGAAATGACCTCAGGCTTGTCCTCTTTATCTCTTCCAATTCATACCACCTTGTGAAATGTCTATGCTCCATTTCTGACAACCTGACATTTCACTCTCCAAAAGGGCTTAGTGTCATTTGCAAACCTAAATATTCAATTTTCCTGAATATGGGTGAATATGGGTGAAAATGTTAAACCCTGATTCTAGCCTCAGTCCCAGAAGGCCCCCACTGtagtattttttcttctagtGCAATGCCATTTATTCTTATCTCTAAGCTAGCGCCTGATCCATAACTAAATAGATATAGAAATACCGTGTTGAttcaatcttttaaaacaatctttGGTGTGAAAGCTTGCCCAAGGCTTTTCGAGTTTAGAATTCATATTCACATGACCTTCCTCCCTTTTAAAGAATGCAAGGGGGTTGGTTAGTTACGACATATCCTTTCAGATGGCAGGCTGTGTTGTCCAGAAGGTTCTTTGCCCAATGTGAAGTGAAGACTCTCTGGTCTGTAGTTGTGTTGGTCCCCTTGAAACTGTTTTTCTGGGTCAGAGTCAATCTGCTGTGTCTCTGGGTCCTCCTTTAATAACTGGTAAAAAGCCTCAGCCAACAGCTtcttaattcatcccacagattACTTGAGCACTCCTGACTATAATAGTCAGTTATTTGATTGATGTATGTGTGGTGTTTTCTTAGACTGGGCATAGAAAATCCAATCTAAGCTGGGTGcactggttcacacctgtaatcccagcactttgggaggctgtaatGGGAGAATTGCTAAAGTCTGgtagttcgggaccagcctgagcaacacagggagaccccatctctacaaaaaataaaaattaaaaaaattagccaagcgtggtggcacatgtttgtGGTCcacagtactcaggaggctgagatgggaggattgcttgagcctggaaggtcaggACTGCAGTCAGCCGTGattatggcactgcactccagcctaggcaatagaaaGAGACcctttttcaaagaaagaaagagagagagagagagagagaaagaaagaaagaaagaaagaaagaaagaaagaaagaaagagaaagaaagaaagaaagaaagaaagagaaagaaagcaagcaagaaagaaggaaggaaggaaagaaaaagaaagaaaaagaaagaaagaaagaaagaaagaaaagaaagaaagaaagaaagaaagaaagaaagaaagaaagaaagaaagagagagagggagggagggaggaagggaaggaaggaaggaaggaaggaaggaaggaaggaaggaaggaaggaaggaaggaaggaaggaaggaaggaaggaaatccaATCCATTTCCATCCTTTATTGGGCAGCTGCTCCAGAAGACACTATATTGGCAGTGTCTTCCTTAGTAGAGACCCAAGTAAGCACCTTTGTTTCTTTAGCTTCTTTGATATCCTCTTTTCCTCCCCTAGAGGCAGGCAGTGCCCctgtctcttcctccctcttccggATTTAGAGGGGCTGAGGGGACTGCATTGGTTTCCTTTGTGGGAAGCCATGCCACCAGCCTGATTTAGGTTGTACCCGATTCACCACCACATTTCATGGGCTTCCCTACCCTCTGTCTTAAAGCTGGAGAAACAAAACCCAGGCCCTCCTCAATCCTGCCCTAGGAGTTTATTATCTAATTCATGGGTGCCCTGTGTGACCAGGACACCAGGCAGTCCTCGGGAGCAAAAGAACCTTGATATACAGCTGTACTCTTTACCGGTACCTAGAAACGAATCCTGAGACCGTGTTTCTGTCCACGTACCCAAGTGTCTGTGGCTGGCACGAATCTCAGTGAAAAATTCCCTTGAAATCCCCACACCAAGAGCACTCTCAAAACTTCAAAAACCTGCCTCCTCATTTCTTGGTTCCCTCTTCATGCTCTGAGGATGAGGTTTTCACTGAATCCACTCTTGCTTGGTGAGACTGATGAGTCAGGCCTCATGGTGAGCTCTTTGTGGGTTTAGAGGTGTCTTGCCCAGGTCTAAGCCCTCAGAGAAAGCTTTCTAGTCTCCCTCATTCTCTAACCCAGAGGTCGAAGTATAAGTGAGCCCTATGGGGCTTTCTGGCTGGTGCAAGGCTGGCTCTTCCACTCCCACTGAGGGGAGCTCTCCCTTGTTTCCCTCTGTGTCCTCTGCAGAAGTGGAAGTGAGTTGGGCCTTTGCCTGCCTCTCATCATAGACTCTTCACATCCATACTTCTCACAGCTCAGTCACCCCTTGGCTGCAGGGGTAAAAGTCGCTTCCCATCTAGGCCAAATGCATTGCTATGATTTGGTTTGACCTTGTTGTTTAATGATATAAGACTTAAAGCTTCAGAGTTAGGGTAAGTCCATGTaaggtggggcctggtgcagCTTGATAAAGAAGACTTACACTTTATTGAGTGAAACTGTTCCTAGCACTTCATGTTCATTTAAGCCTTGTAACATGGGTGACATATTGGGTGATATTATCTTGGTCATCTTACAGACAATGAAACAGATTCAGGGGCCATGTTCTTGATCACTAGGTGGTGGCAGAGCCAAGAGTTGAAGCTGTGTGTGCCTGAGTCTGGAATCTGTGAGCCTAATCTCtagtcagtggttctcaatgtgTGGCCCCTGAAGCTGATTAGTAGCATTACCTGCAgcatgttagaaatgcagattctcagatCCACCCTAGACCTGCTAGTTCTGAAACCTCTGAAACTCTAGGGGTGGGATCCAGCCAcctgtgtttttttgttgctattgttgttttgttttgtttttctgagatggagtcttgctctgccgcccaggctggagtacagtggtgtgatctcggctcactgcaacttctgcctcctgggttcaagcgattctcctttctcggcctcctgagtaactgggactagaggtgcagacaaccacgcccagctaatcagCCACCTGTGTTTTAACAAACCCTGCAGGAGAGTCAGATGCACTTGTGCCATGCTGCCTGGCTCCCTGCTGAGTGACATTGTCCTCAGTATCAACCCGAAAGcctggagaagagagaaaaggctggaaaataagagaaagggggaagaaaggagaagagaaagaaaaagatgtgttGGAAAGAGAAGGATCAAGTTTAAATGGGACTTTGGGATGGGGCTAAATTCAGGAGAAAAAGCAAAGTACTCCAACGAAGCCTAGAGGAAGGCCTGCCCCACCTGGTTCCCTGGTAGAGGTAGATATTTTTGATATCTTCATTACTTTACTCATGACCAGGCTGAATCTGATTTATATATTTGAGAAGATGGCTGGGTATGCAGCTGGTCATTGCTGTGGGCAGCATGTTTCATATTTGGGAGTCTGGTTGTACATCCAGGTGAAATTCAGCATTagcagggaggaaaggaggcCACACAGAGCAGCAGACACAGGCACTGGCTGTCTGCTAGCTTTTCCCAGCCTTCCCAAGAGGCTTCTGCAAAGGAGCTGATTTCCCTACGTTTACTGAGGCTAAGCTTCGCCCCCATGACAACAAGTATAGGAGGCAAACTCCCTTTGCGCAGAACCCCATAGAGCCATGGAAAATTCCAGGTGGGGTGATGGGGACATCACCAGGCAGGAGTCAAATTGCAAGTTCAGAGTTGAGTCTGATGAGTAAAATGTGGCTTCTGCAAGTTTCCCCTAAACCAACACATCTTCCCTGATAACCACTGACTTAGaagcaagaagaaaaggaagcatGATCTGGCCAAGACTTTTTGGGTGACTTCCTGAAGACATTTGTGAGACTCTTGTGCAGCTGTCGCAGAGCCACAGGAATCAACGTGAcaagaatagaggaaaaaaaggaacccaagcaacaaaatacatgaaattgtGCCCTGGGATCCAGGTTACTTAGAGGAGATGAATCTGGGCACTGACTTGGCTTATAGACTTATAGACCTGGCTCCCAGATCCAGCTTCTGTGGAGGTCAAGAGGGCTTTGCCAAAACCAGCTATGGCCAGAGCCGGGGCCACTAGCAAGGACTCCTAGCTGGGGTCCTTGGCCCTCCTTTAGGAGGCCTGGCTGCATCGTCCTGGTGGGATTTGATGTTTCTCGTCTCATATGAGAAGATCTGAGCTGAACAGAAGTTTGATTCTCAGACCATGCACACACCGTGGGAGAGTCTTGAAAGGCCCAGAGAGTGCCCGTCTTGCTCTGTGCTTCCTTTTGGCCTTGGCTGCTCTGGCTTTAAGCCTGTAATCCATCCAGAGAGGGTACCGTGCCTGGAGTTTGGGTTGGTTCTCGGCATCTTTGTGGGCTATTTTCTGCCTATCCAGCAAGATAGAGTGCTTGTTCTCCTGCTTACCTCACAAAGATAGATTTCAAAGAGTCTAAAATTCTCCTACTTTCTCCTTAGTGTGGCATAGGGTACCCTGGCACACCCAGGGCAAGAAATATAATCATGCCTCATGCCACCCCCAGGTTCCATGGGGCAAGAGGTAGAAATGGGGCtgaggtcgggtgtggtggctcacacctgtaatcccagcactttgggaggctgaggcaggcagatcacaaggtcaggagattgagaccatcctggctaacatggtgaaacccccttctctactaaaaaaaaagaagccaggcatggtggtgggcacctgtactcccagctactcaggaggctgaggcaggagaatggtgtgaacccgggaggtggaagcttgcagcgagccaatatcacgccactgcactccagtatgagcaacagagcgagactccatctcaaaaaaaaagaaaaaaaaaaaaagaaaagaaaagaaatgggactGAATACAGTCCTCTGGCTGTATTACACAAGTTGTTTCTGTTTGCCTCAGTGTCTTCTGGGACTGAGTTCTACTTGACCATTTTATAATTAGCCACTAAGAGTCTTGATTTGTAACTTTCAGTACAAGGTAGTGAACACTCAAACTGCTAATCTAATGATGTTAGGGCTCAAGtggaaaatacagatgaaaatcaGTATGTATAGCATGATTTCATAAGAACACATACAAAACTCTCTCTTTCTGCATGTATAtagaactacacacacacacacacacacacacacacacacacaaagtcaaaCACCAAAATGCTAAGAGTTATATGAGAttataggtatttttaaaatagtccaTATGTTTACTTATCTGTATCTTGAGTCTTCTACAATGAACTTGTATAACTTATGTAACAAAAAGAAGTAACTGcataaacaaaatttaacataCAAAAGTGATATGGTGATAATTACATCTGCATCACAGttattattgtgaagattaaatgaaatatgcCTTTAACATGCTTAGCACTTTCCACAGcacgctaaaaaaaaaaaaaagacaaaaacttaacgtcctatgtgccaagcattattgtaaatattttcttgcattaaCTAATTTAAGCCTTACAGCAACCCAATGATGTAGACTATTTTTATTgccccagttttacagatgaggaaactgaggcacagagaagtaagTTATCCACATGGCAGAGCCAAGCTTTAAACCTAGGTACACCAGTTCCAGAGTCTGTTCTTAGGCACTTTGCTTTACTACCTCTTGACGGATCATAACTGATCAATTAGTGTGAGCtgctgttattgtttttattaaggATTTACACAATAGAACTACTGAATAGCAAAAGGTAGCTCTATAGGAGCCATGGTAGCTCTGCAGTGAGAACAGAGGAGAGCACTGATATGTAGCATTttccaatttccatggtgtaaatatccTCATCACTACTATGATTTATTTCAAGCTATCAGCGTGCAGTACTAAATGGGGAGTCGGGAAGAGATGTGCACTATGAGCTCTTGCTAGCTGATGCGATCCTGATTCAGGACACCACTGGCAGGCTGTTCTGTATCTGATCAACATGGCCCCACCCAGCTGACTGCATTTCTGCTGGTGCCAGCTGTCCAGAGCCTAGAGTGACTTCCCAGCCTGGAGGAGCCAGGCCCTGCTGGGCAGAGCCAGGCCAGGGCTCTCCTGCCATCCTTGTTTGATTGAGCTTTCAGGCTGTCTCTGTGCAATTGCCAGAGGTAGCACCTGTCCTATGAATCAGTAGGGCTGGGTTCTAAAGTTGACAACCATCtctaaaatgcagattttaaatgGTATCTTAATAGTTACATCCcatttttaaatctatataaatacaaaatataatttatatatataatttaattataactATATACACAATTTAATTATAGTAATAATGAGAGTGATAATAATTAAGCAGGATTTATAATGTACCAAGCACAGTGCTAAGTAAAATATCATAATCTCATCTAATCCTCCAATAGCCCTATATGATGCAGgcattaatataattattatctccattttgcagatgaggaaactgaggcacagaggggttaagGAACCTACCCAAGGATGCATAACTAAtaaaaggaggagctggtatTTAAACACGAGAGAAAGATTTGGAAGGGCAGGCAGCATGCATTCATTGTGAATAGCGGTGTACTTGTGGGGCAGTGTGATTCACATGGGTGGACCACACTTTTTACTTCATGCATTTGTGTAAAGTTTATTTTCACAGTGGCTAGTGTTAACTTTGGCTATTTCAAAAGCTAGAAATCAAAATATTGCTTCTCAAGCTGTGTCTGGATTCTGAGGTCTGAGCTCTCTCCCACCCTATCCCTTTTCTCAATTCCAGACTGAGAAGAACAACAAATAGAATTCTGGCTTCCTCCTGCTGTAGCAGTAACATTTTAGGATCAGTGAATGTATGCGGTTTTGAACCTGATCAAGTCAAAGTTCGAGTGAAGGATGGAAAGGTATGTGTGTCGGCTGAGCGGGAGAACAGGTACGACTGCCTCGGATCGAAAAAGTACAGCTACATGAACATCTGCAAAGAGTTCAGCTTGCCGCCCTGTGTGGATGAGAAGGATGTAACATACTCCTACGGGCTCGGCAGTTGCGTCAAGATCGAGTCTCCTTGCTACCCTTGCACTTCTCCCTGCAACCCTTGCAACCCCTGCAACCCGTGCAGCCCCTGCAACCCCTGTAGCCCCTGCAGCCCCTGCAACCCATGTGACCCTTGCAACCCGTGTTATCCCTGTGGAAGCCGATTTTCCTGTAGGAAGATGATTTTGTAAAGTGCACATAGGAACCCATTACTTAATAGAAGTCAGCTACTCCACCCAGGCAGCTCTCTCAatgtttctcctctccttcccgtGGCCCCTGTTGTTCAAGTAGGTAGGAAACTGAATACATAATTGCAATCTGCTGGTGTTGTGTGAAAGTCTTTTGGTTAAACCCACTGCAGGAGCCCTGCAGAGTTAGTGAACACTGGAATAATTAGTGGATGGGAATAGAACGATGATATATGGTGAGACCCAccctcccactccctcctccatACCCAACTACCTCCAAACTCCAGGAGAAGACACTTTTCTGGTGGGCATCCCCAGACATTGTTTTCCAGATGATCCAGTGAAATGGCCTAGCCCAGAAACCAAATGGTCAAAGCAGAAACAGATTAACTAGAGTTGAAGGCAAGCACATTTTCAAAGCACTGCAGTAGGGAGTCCTGGAAAGAGACTCCTCAAGCACAATGGGGTTGTGGTTTTACTGGACAATGATCAGAATACAAAAAGTATGGGGTGGTAGATGGGATGAGGGGCACGTTTGCTGGCCAAGGCGGGGTGGCCATACAGCTTGTCATTTTTCAACATTCCTGTGGTTTGGGGAATTGGCCAGCTCTGGTTAGCATATGCATGCTAAAcaaaacgttaaaaaaaaaaaaaaaaaaaaaaagcaaaactgaaacTAAACAAACCAGCTTTGGTTTGCAACCTGCTTGAGATTTATTACAActatctctttttctgtttttttttttttttttttttttttttgaccgagtcttgctctgtcctccagactggagtgcagtggtacaatctcagctcaatacaacttctgcctcccaggttcaagcgattattctgcctcagcctcctgaatagctgggattacaggcgtgcagcaccatgcttggctaatttttttgtatttttagtagagacagggtttcacactgttggccaggctggtctcgaactcctgacctcaggggatccactgctttggcctcccaaagtgttgggattacaggcatgggccatcgtgcccggcctcttttcttttttttttagacagggtcttgatcaGTCACaaagtctggagtgcagtggtacaatcatggcttactgcagccttgatctcctgggctccaatgatcctcccacctcagcctcctgtgtagctgggactacaggtgcatgttacCAAGgcaggctaagttttgtatttttggtggagacaagattttgccctgctgcccaagctggtcttaaactcctcagctcaagaaATCCACTTGCTtcggcctcacaaaatgctgggattacaggtgtgagtcactgcacctggcctgtctccttttcttaatttctgaaACTGCTTTTAGACACAGAAGCTCAATTCAAAGGTCAGGAGTGGAAAAGTACAGCTTTCACAAAATGATAGCGTAAGTCACCTGAACTTGGATCTGCCTGGAGGACACAGTCCATAAGCCAGGGTTCTTTATTACCAGGATTGAAATAAGTGTAAAGAAAGTACGAGATGATGGGGAAGAATCAGAATGAGGATACTGGCTGGTTTCCAACCTGACTCTCAGAGGGAACATAAAACCCTCCAGTTTGCACAGTAAGTCTCTTCCTGAGTTTCAGCGGCATGTGGGTGACAGCAGTAGATCTCAACATTGGCTCCACATGGGGATCACTTGGGGTGCTTTAAACATATGGATGCCaagcaaaacatacaaaaaaaaaaaaaactaaaactaaaaactaaaaaaggcaaaaattaaaacaaaaggcAGATGTCTATGTCCTTTCTCCAGAGAACCTAATGTAATATAGGTGAGATGCAACCTGGGCATTGTGACttttaaaagcttcccaggtgatttaAGAATGCAGCTAAGGTTGAGAAGCTCTGGATGGGATATTAAAGCTATCCcaggcttttattttaaaaacttcctttaggccaggcacggtggctctcctctgtaatcccagcactttaggaggctgaggggagaagatcgcttgagcccaggagctggagaccaatctggggaacatagcaagacctcatctctactaaaactttatttatttgtttttattttttgagacggagtcttgctctgttgctcaagctggagtgcagtagtgcagtctcggctcactgcaacctccgtttcccgggttcaagcgattctcctgcctcagcctcctgagtagctgggattacaggcatgcaccaccacgcccagctaattttttgtatttttagtacagatggggtttcaccatgttggccaggctggtcgctaactcctgacctcatgatccacccgccttggcctcccaaagtgctgggattataggcgtgagccactgcgactggcctctactaaaaattaaaaaaaatagttaggCGTGATGGCATAtgcttgtggtcctagctacttgagaggctgaggcaggaggatcacttgaagccttGGAtatcaaggatgcagtgagctatgatcatgctactgcactccagcttgggcaacagagcaagaccttgtcttaaaacaaacaaaaattcacaaaCAAAAAGCTTCCTTCAAGTTTAAGGCTGAAGAATACTGATGGTGGTAACagacatattttgttttcaattaagGGAAGTAATGGCCCTCTAACAGAAGTGGTGAATAAAACATAATGAACATTTCAAAAATTTACCTGTATAAATATCACGCCATGTtttgaatatatgtttataaatatccTATTTTCTAAGGTATAAATTTTTGGAAAATGAATTTGAAGAAATTTCACCCTAGAGAGTCAATGGGATGTCACTGGGGTCTTTTGGCAGCCACCACTACTTCTTAAATGTGGAAAATAAAcactaaaaacatatttttacaaacTTGAAGCatttatcaataattttattttgtcttatataaAGCCACTGAGGTCCTAACCCGTTGGATAAGCAGGAACTTCTGTCCTCTGGTGGGTGCCATTCTAGGACACTCTTAGGAACAGTTCATTCTTTGATTCACTCACACACTGACCCACCCTCCTTTTTGTTGGTCCCGCagctcatccattcatccatcaaccTGCCAGCCAGACTTTATCATTTTGAATGCCAGATACTGTGCTCTGCAAcagggatggagagagaaagcACCCTTTTCACAAATGCCTCACATTAGATTCAAGGAGGGATGCTATAAAGGGGctcagggtggagggtggagagagCCAAAGAAACTGAATGTGCAAGAACTAGAGAGGACAAAGGGGCCTTCCAGACTGGCCCTGGGCATTCCCAAGGTTTATTGTCGACATCCCTGTCTCGAAGGAAGCTTCAGGTAAACCTGAGTCTGACCTGCAGGGAATTGGTGGCCTTGGTGTGCTCACCACCCCTAATAGGGAAAGACTTGCTAGAAAGACAAGGATGTATCTACTGAGTCCACTGCTCTGAGTAATTCACAGTGCCAGGAGCTTCTATATTTTAAGGCAAGACTAAGCTCCGTGATATACTGTCAGCGCACTTGACAGTGTGGAATCAAGAAGTAAATCATACAGTGTGGGAGGGAAGTGCCCTCCAATCTCAGAGAAGGTGTGGGGAGGGGAAGCAGGCCTGagtgggaggcagagcctggctGTGGGCCCTGTCTGAGGCCTGCAGGAAAGGCACAGAGCAGGGCTTAGTCCATGAACTAACTGGGTTCCTGGGGATGCGGAGGAAGTTGatacaaaggagaagaaagaagaaacatttgctgctttcaaaattgcCCTTGGCTGGTCGGATGAACCCCAGGGCTCCGACAGCTCGGCTGTGGCCTTTAATGCAATTTTGTAGGTCCGGGTCCAGTCGTAAACACCCGACTCCATCTACCTGGGTAGGAGATGGGAATGGGGGTGACTCTTGAAGGGGCAGAAGAGAGAAATCAGCCCACATGGCAACTGAAAGACGAGAGGATCTAAGCTACTTCACTGCCCAGCACATGTGTGATGAATGAACATATAAATTAGGCAAATGTGCCACCTTCTAATAAATGTGTTTGGTAATACTGTAGAACTAAGGGCAATGAAGATAATGATACTtctttagtattattattattatttttgaaacagggtcttgctctgtcacccaggctgaagtgcagtggcacaatcttggctcactgcagcctcaaattctgggctcaagcaatcctcccacctcagcctcctaagtagctgggactacaggcacatgccaccatgccgggcaaattttatctattattttgtagagatgcggtctcgatacattgcccagactgtcctcgaactcctggcttcaaatgatcctcccacctcagcctctcaaagtgctgctattacacctgtgagccaccacacctgacctgacCGTTACACTTCTTAGTGTTCATGGAATAGATTTTAGAGCCAAAGATCTATTTCACCACATTAGGAATTTAAAATTTCTTGGGTATAGGACCAGGGAGAATCCATATCCAATGACTATCTTgtattatttgatttcttttaaagCTCATGTagtgaattattttataaaatgatattgTTGGGacgggcattgtggctcacgcctgtaatcccagaactttgggaggttgaagtgggtggatcacctgaagtcaggagttcgagaccagcctggccaacatggagaaaccccgtctctgctaaaaatacaaaaattagctgggtgtggtggtgggtacctgtcatcccagctatttgggaggctgaggcagaagctcttgaacctggcaggcggaggttgcagtgagccgagatcacgccgttgcactccagcctgggccacaagagtgagacttcatctcaaaaaaaagagaagaaaataaaatgatattatgAAAGATCCTCAGGTGACTGTTCTTAAGTCAttgtaaatagttttatttagtGAGTTCTTCATGTCCCCAGAACTAATGGAataagtaagttttaaaattatttcaacttctCTTCCGTGCACAAaaattccttcttctctctctgtctctatctctgtccctctctgttgCTTTCTTTATCTCACTTTGTCTTCCTCTCCCATTTAAGTGCCTATGAGTGTCACAGGTTGGAAAAGTTTGGGACACTCTCATTTAGCTCTTTggctgaggacattatgctaaaagTTAAGCTAAAATGGATACTGAAACCAGAAGATGGTGGGTTTGTAAAACAAGTAAGGGGAGAGGGTGTTGCTGGGTGACCCAGATGAATTCCAGTAAAGTTTGTAGGGTTTTTGGCCTTTACGTAGCACAATTATCAACCAAGGCCTGGATGAGTCACATGGTTTGTGATCCTGGGTGGAAGATGGACTCAGAATTTATCCTCAGGGAGCAACTGCTTTTATTACTAACCTGGAAGTGCTTTCTTCCCGTCTAGAGCTGCAGTAAGTATTTGCTCTTGTCCCTAAaggtataaaacaaaaacaaaacacaccccTTGCTTAGGCCTCTGGATCCTGATGAGTGTAGAGCATTTGAAAAtcagacttggccgggcgcggtggctcaagcctgtaatcccagcactttgggaggccgaggcaggcggatcacaaggtcaggagatcgagaccacagtgaaaccccgtctctactaaaaatacaaaaaattagccgggcgcagtggcgggcgcctgtagtcccagctactcaggaggctgaggcaggagaatggcgggaacctgggaggcggagcttgcagtgagccgagatcgcgccactgcactccagcctgggcaacagcgtgagactccgtctcaaaaaaaaaaaaaaaaaaaaagaaaatcagacttGAATACCCTTCTTCCTGAGCCACACCAAGA of Macaca fascicularis isolate 582-1 chromosome 8, T2T-MFA8v1.1 contains these proteins:
- the ODF1 gene encoding outer dense fiber protein 1, whose translation is MAALSCLLDSVRRDIKKVDRELRQLRCIDEFSTRCLCDLYMHPYCCCDLHPYPYCLCYSKRSRSCGLCDLYPCCLCDYKLYCLRPSLRSLERKAIRAIEDEKRELAKLRRTTNRILASSCCSSNILGSVNVCGFEPDQVKVRVKDGKVCVSAERENRYDCLGSKKYSYMNICKEFSLPPCVDEKDVTYSYGLGSCVKIESPCYPCTSPCNPCNPCNPCSPCNPCSPCSPCNPCDPCNPCYPCGSRFSCRKMIL